One Marinibacterium anthonyi genomic region harbors:
- a CDS encoding conjugal transfer pilin processing protease TraF, whose amino-acid sequence MTRARYILATVAALATVIAGSMPAVPRLVWNASASVPIGFYTIAPAERLKVPDLVAVMPPEPFAGFMVARGYVGRNVPILKHVTGLPGQRVCRDGAGITLDGRHLGEARERDSQGRDLPVWQGCRTIVEGEVFLMNPAVADSFDGRYFGPFPTSAVIGRASPLFTDEGGDGRLVWHAPER is encoded by the coding sequence ATGACCCGTGCCCGCTACATTTTGGCGACGGTCGCGGCGCTCGCCACCGTCATCGCCGGCAGCATGCCGGCTGTGCCACGGCTGGTCTGGAACGCCTCGGCCAGCGTGCCGATTGGTTTCTACACCATCGCGCCGGCGGAGCGGCTCAAGGTGCCAGATCTGGTCGCCGTCATGCCGCCCGAACCCTTTGCAGGTTTCATGGTCGCGCGCGGCTATGTCGGTCGCAATGTGCCGATCCTGAAGCACGTCACCGGGCTGCCGGGACAACGGGTCTGCCGTGACGGCGCCGGGATCACCCTCGATGGCAGGCACCTGGGGGAGGCGCGAGAGCGCGACAGCCAGGGCCGTGATCTTCCCGTCTGGCAGGGTTGCCGCACCATCGTAGAAGGCGAGGTCTTCCTGATGAACCCGGCGGTCGCTGACAGTTTCGACGGCCGCTACTTCGGCCCGTTCCCGACCTCGGCGGTGATCGGTCGGGCCAGTCCACTGTTCACCGATGAGGGTGGCGATGGCCGCCTCGTCTGGCACGCGCCGGAGCGGTGA
- a CDS encoding Type IV secretory pathway, protease TraF — MPQIGQFTRTPSGYSGQLRTLSLDLELTFVPTNNVDTEKAPAYRIHLGDGDGPEVGAGWKHTGETAGAFVSVLLDDPVFRHPIRARLFQSDEEGRDWGLHWTRPKKRDEQD; from the coding sequence ATGCCACAGATCGGCCAGTTCACACGCACCCCGTCCGGCTATTCCGGACAGCTTCGCACACTCTCGCTCGACCTGGAACTGACCTTTGTTCCAACCAATAACGTCGATACCGAGAAGGCTCCTGCCTATCGTATCCACCTCGGTGACGGGGACGGTCCGGAGGTTGGCGCGGGCTGGAAACACACCGGCGAAACCGCAGGAGCGTTCGTTTCGGTCCTGCTCGATGATCCGGTTTTCCGGCATCCGATCCGCGCCCGCCTGTTCCAGTCGGATGAGGAGGGCAGGGACTGGGGGTTGCACTGGACCCGCCCGAAGAAGCGCGACGAGCAGGACTGA
- the mltC_2 gene encoding Membrane-bound lytic murein transglycosylase C precursor — translation MIASCTRPASGRGGICHRILLLLLSGLFLPVTATQPLLAQSGVPEHAIAVHPYAAQVTEASQRFGIPTTWIMAVMRAESAGDLRAVSSAGAMGLMQVMPDTWAGLRIRHGLGRDPFEPHDNILAGTAYLREMWDRYGNVAAMLAAYNAGPARYDEYRLADRPLPAETRAYVAALAPALLGERPSGGTVAAAQPLDWREAAIFVTRDDGASATDPVWPHRTVGGAASPVPALPQAGLTPRSEARFVQPETGEARP, via the coding sequence ATGATCGCGTCCTGCACCCGTCCCGCCTCGGGGAGAGGTGGCATCTGCCACCGCATTCTCCTCCTTCTTCTTTCCGGGCTCTTCCTCCCGGTCACCGCCACCCAGCCGCTCCTGGCGCAATCCGGTGTGCCCGAACACGCAATTGCCGTGCATCCCTACGCCGCACAAGTCACCGAGGCATCGCAGCGCTTCGGCATTCCGACGACATGGATCATGGCCGTGATGCGGGCAGAGAGTGCGGGCGATCTGCGTGCGGTTTCTTCCGCTGGCGCGATGGGGCTGATGCAGGTCATGCCCGACACCTGGGCCGGGCTGCGTATCCGTCATGGTCTTGGCCGAGACCCTTTCGAGCCGCATGACAACATCCTCGCGGGAACGGCCTATCTGCGCGAGATGTGGGACCGTTATGGCAATGTCGCGGCGATGCTGGCGGCCTATAACGCCGGTCCCGCCCGCTACGACGAATACCGTTTGGCGGATCGTCCTCTGCCCGCCGAGACACGCGCCTATGTCGCTGCGCTTGCGCCCGCTCTGCTTGGTGAGCGACCATCGGGCGGCACTGTTGCTGCAGCTCAGCCGCTCGACTGGCGCGAGGCGGCGATCTTTGTCACCCGCGACGACGGCGCGTCTGCGACCGATCCTGTGTGGCCTCACCGGACCGTCGGCGGCGCTGCTTCACCTGTCCCGGCGCTGCCGCAGGCGGGCCTCACCCCGCGATCTGAGGCCCGCTTTGTCCAGCCGGAGACTGGTGAGGCCCGGCCATGA